Proteins encoded within one genomic window of Alteribacter populi:
- a CDS encoding ArsR/SmtB family transcription factor produces the protein MVKLTIPLNGTTEVTDFAEYEKRFKALADQKRLHLLSILCKEGSVCVCDLTDILDLPQSKLSYHLKILLDADIILKEKRGTWNYYKINNEVIDHLLSEELCCLFRPAK, from the coding sequence ATGGTGAAGCTTACCATTCCTTTAAATGGAACGACGGAAGTCACAGATTTTGCAGAATATGAAAAAAGGTTTAAAGCGTTGGCAGACCAGAAGCGTCTTCATCTCCTTTCAATATTGTGTAAAGAAGGGTCCGTGTGTGTTTGTGACTTGACCGATATTTTGGATCTTCCACAATCAAAACTGTCTTATCATTTAAAAATATTATTGGATGCGGATATTATTTTAAAAGAAAAAAGAGGGACATGGAATTATTACAAAATTAATAATGAAGTGATCGACCACCTTTTATCTGAAGAACTCTGCTGCTTATTTCGCCCAGCTAAATAA
- a CDS encoding bile acid:sodium symporter family protein, producing MKTLEAISTIAGKYFAVWVIGIAMIAFMAPDPFLTLSGYITILLGVVMFGMGLTLKAVDFKIVLTNPLPVIIGVCAQFIIMPLVAFLIAYLLNLPAELAAGLVLLGSVPGGTASNVMVYLAKGNLPLSIAMTSLSTLLAPIATPFILLMLAGQWLPVDPMSMFMSIIQVIIIPIVLGIVIRRYLPRVVEKSITVIPLISVLAIIIIVSAVVAGNASNIASAGLLIFTAVALHNAFGLLIGYLTALALKLDESNRRAISIEVGMQNSGLGVALAAAHFGPLAALPSAVAAVWHNISGPILATYWSKKQVNLDQPFNAEVPESENKAQI from the coding sequence ATGAAAACGTTAGAAGCGATCAGTACGATAGCTGGAAAATATTTTGCGGTATGGGTGATCGGTATTGCTATGATTGCTTTTATGGCTCCGGATCCCTTTTTAACGTTATCAGGATATATCACAATATTATTAGGTGTTGTCATGTTTGGTATGGGGCTGACGTTAAAGGCGGTTGATTTTAAAATCGTCTTAACGAACCCTTTGCCAGTTATCATTGGCGTTTGTGCCCAATTTATCATCATGCCGCTTGTTGCTTTTTTGATTGCCTATCTATTAAATTTGCCAGCGGAATTAGCTGCGGGGCTCGTTCTTCTCGGTTCCGTTCCAGGTGGTACCGCTTCAAACGTCATGGTGTATCTCGCAAAAGGGAATTTGCCATTATCCATTGCGATGACGTCATTATCAACATTATTAGCACCGATTGCGACACCCTTTATTCTACTAATGCTTGCAGGTCAATGGCTCCCTGTTGATCCGATGTCAATGTTTATGTCGATTATTCAAGTCATCATTATCCCGATCGTATTAGGTATTGTCATCCGGAGATACCTTCCGAGGGTTGTTGAAAAAAGCATCACTGTCATCCCGCTAATTTCGGTTCTTGCCATTATCATCATTGTATCTGCTGTTGTCGCGGGGAATGCAAGCAATATCGCTTCAGCAGGCCTGCTTATTTTTACCGCTGTAGCCCTTCACAACGCGTTCGGATTGCTCATCGGTTACTTAACAGCGCTTGCGTTAAAGCTTGATGAAAGTAATCGAAGAGCGATTTCGATTGAAGTCGGTATGCAAAACTCAGGTTTAGGGGTAGCATTAGCCGCTGCTCACTTTGGACCATTAGCGGCTTTACCTAGTGCCGTTGCGGCTGTCTGGCATAACATTTCCGGCCCGATCCTCGCTACTTATTGGTCAAAAAAACAAGTGAACTTAGATCAGCCGTTTAACGCAGAAGTGCCGGAAAGTGAGAACAAGGCTCAGATTTGA
- a CDS encoding NADP-dependent oxidoreductase — MTTMQQIMLAKRPIGTPTKENFRFVETTIPEPKDGEVLIQTLYVSVDPYMRGRMEDVKSYVEPFKLNEVLTGGIVGKITRSKGDHLSEGDYVIGNLAWQEYSIAKESQVRKIDANLAPISSYLGVLGMPGLTAYFGMTEIGDPKENETVVVSGAAGAVGMIAGQIAKLKGAKVVGIAGSDEKIDYLKNKAGFDMAINYKTTDNIHQALKDACPDGVDVYFDNVGGTVSEAVYPLLNTFARIPQCGAISSYNKTGDDIGPRIHTYLIKSRVRIQGFIVGDYADQFQEGARELGKWLQEGKLTYEETINDGFENIPDSFLGLFAGNNIGKQLIRVGEE, encoded by the coding sequence ATGACGACGATGCAACAAATTATGCTAGCGAAACGCCCTATAGGAACACCAACAAAAGAGAATTTTCGGTTTGTAGAAACAACGATCCCTGAACCAAAAGATGGCGAAGTGCTTATTCAGACCCTTTATGTCTCCGTTGACCCGTACATGAGAGGTCGTATGGAGGACGTTAAGTCTTATGTTGAACCATTCAAATTAAATGAAGTCCTTACGGGAGGAATCGTAGGAAAAATTACACGTTCTAAAGGGGACCACCTTAGTGAAGGAGATTATGTAATCGGCAATTTAGCGTGGCAGGAATATTCGATTGCTAAGGAAAGCCAGGTGAGAAAAATAGATGCGAACCTGGCTCCAATATCATCCTATTTGGGTGTTCTCGGAATGCCCGGTTTAACCGCGTATTTTGGAATGACAGAAATAGGAGACCCAAAAGAAAACGAAACGGTGGTCGTATCTGGTGCCGCAGGGGCTGTTGGGATGATCGCAGGCCAAATTGCAAAGCTTAAAGGGGCAAAAGTCGTTGGAATTGCTGGTTCTGATGAAAAAATTGACTACTTGAAAAACAAAGCCGGGTTTGACATGGCAATTAATTACAAAACAACTGATAACATTCACCAAGCTTTAAAGGATGCGTGCCCTGATGGAGTGGACGTGTATTTTGATAACGTGGGTGGTACTGTCTCTGAAGCTGTATACCCTCTACTGAACACCTTTGCACGAATACCACAGTGTGGAGCGATATCTTCTTATAATAAAACAGGCGACGATATTGGGCCGCGTATTCATACGTATTTAATTAAATCGCGTGTTCGTATTCAAGGGTTTATTGTAGGCGATTACGCTGATCAATTTCAAGAAGGAGCGCGCGAGCTCGGAAAGTGGCTTCAAGAAGGCAAGCTAACCTATGAAGAAACCATTAACGATGGTTTTGAAAATATTCCCGACTCATTTCTCGGACTATTTGCTGGAAACAATATTGGGAAGCAGTTGATTCGAGTAGGAGAGGAATAG
- a CDS encoding LysM peptidoglycan-binding domain-containing protein, translating to MQFFYTVRPGDTLFAIARRWELPVDSLIAANNLHPPYTITVGQQLSIPLGVNVVRVQPGDSVFQIAQTYQVPISVIIEANQLQPPYVIHAGQLLNVPPGVPYYTVQPGDTLYQIARRFNVTTKGSPNHELIREVNQLPSSDLFPGMRLTIPYVPPGDQGLIAYNSDRGGDFDIWLYNPRSGVNVQLTNELADSFSNPIWSEDSTRIAFIGKNRVLYVIQVMTGAIAQIDQLEEGAEIAWSPDNERLAYTKQDHILLYNVVSHQAESIAEPGATDVQWFPSGEELLYQAPDASGFSQLYRIQTDGTGKKQITSNTEGRLNNAQLSPDGTFALYTTPGVSISIIHTVEIETGNVFEIRGGPLAKNYFPIWSPDSMQIAYNATAFEDRGYFSQIRTVGRRGETDTIWALSNCFATPVTWSSDGEKIAYLSGCTEQDFAHEMWSVDLDHPVPIQLIEGVRIMSFTWSPAPIGDLSRETYTNPIYNVSFQYPSHWKKVTDERYEGRDGFFQISAISAGEHIDVVCQREAFHPLLPYGSMPKVFKTQIENEEACYIFPSADQPVDMLRQAAVIVRYQKPIQIQGTAYNYFILWADEQHINEITSTLNFSH from the coding sequence GTGCAGTTTTTTTATACGGTTCGCCCGGGTGATACGTTGTTTGCGATTGCAAGGAGGTGGGAACTTCCGGTTGACTCCTTGATTGCTGCGAATAATTTGCATCCGCCATACACGATTACTGTGGGCCAGCAGTTGTCGATTCCACTAGGAGTTAATGTCGTCCGTGTACAACCGGGAGATTCAGTCTTTCAGATTGCGCAAACCTATCAGGTGCCGATATCTGTCATTATAGAAGCTAATCAGCTTCAGCCCCCTTATGTCATTCATGCTGGCCAGCTGCTAAATGTGCCACCTGGCGTGCCTTATTATACAGTTCAACCTGGAGATACTTTGTATCAAATTGCTCGACGATTTAATGTAACAACGAAAGGAAGCCCTAATCATGAGCTCATTCGTGAAGTCAACCAGCTTCCATCGTCTGATCTTTTCCCTGGGATGAGGCTAACGATACCTTACGTGCCTCCTGGTGACCAAGGCTTAATTGCTTATAATTCAGATCGAGGCGGGGATTTCGATATTTGGTTATATAACCCCCGAAGCGGAGTGAATGTGCAGCTAACCAATGAATTGGCTGACTCGTTTTCAAATCCGATATGGTCAGAGGATAGCACTAGAATTGCTTTCATAGGTAAGAACAGAGTCCTTTATGTGATTCAAGTAATGACCGGTGCAATTGCCCAAATAGACCAATTGGAAGAAGGAGCAGAAATTGCTTGGTCGCCTGATAATGAAAGGCTCGCTTATACGAAACAAGATCACATCCTCTTGTATAACGTCGTGTCACATCAAGCAGAAAGCATTGCGGAGCCGGGAGCAACGGATGTCCAATGGTTTCCAAGCGGAGAAGAATTGTTGTATCAGGCGCCTGATGCATCAGGATTCAGTCAGCTATACCGTATTCAAACAGACGGAACTGGGAAAAAACAAATAACAAGCAATACAGAAGGCCGGCTTAACAATGCCCAGCTATCTCCGGACGGTACGTTTGCACTATATACAACTCCAGGTGTTAGTATCTCGATTATTCACACCGTGGAAATCGAAACAGGGAATGTCTTTGAAATAAGAGGAGGGCCACTTGCCAAAAATTATTTCCCGATATGGTCGCCTGATTCGATGCAGATTGCCTACAACGCTACCGCGTTTGAAGACAGAGGGTATTTTTCGCAAATCAGAACCGTGGGGCGCCGAGGGGAGACTGATACGATTTGGGCGCTTTCTAATTGTTTTGCGACACCCGTAACCTGGTCATCAGATGGAGAAAAAATCGCTTATCTTAGCGGTTGTACCGAACAGGATTTTGCCCACGAAATGTGGAGTGTCGATTTAGATCACCCCGTTCCGATCCAGCTGATTGAAGGAGTAAGAATCATGTCTTTCACCTGGTCTCCAGCTCCGATTGGTGACTTGTCGAGAGAAACCTATACCAACCCGATTTACAACGTGAGCTTTCAATATCCATCGCACTGGAAAAAAGTAACCGATGAAAGGTACGAAGGAAGGGATGGTTTTTTTCAAATTTCCGCGATTTCAGCAGGTGAACACATCGATGTGGTATGCCAAAGAGAAGCCTTTCACCCTTTATTGCCCTACGGATCCATGCCCAAAGTCTTTAAAACTCAGATTGAAAACGAGGAGGCATGCTACATTTTCCCCTCTGCAGACCAACCTGTAGACATGTTGAGACAGGCAGCCGTTATCGTAAGGTATCAGAAGCCTATACAAATTCAAGGTACAGCGTACAATTACTTTATTTTGTGGGCAGATGAGCAGCATATTAATGAGATCACTTCTACTCTCAACTTTTCTCATTAA
- a CDS encoding alpha/beta hydrolase: MESSLNPQKRKRHLFFIKALVAANALSIVFGILYFVTNASHWMWNLYGVILLMTLIGNMIITLFKSKHTTLDYLYLFLTIVVMVIVPIMNRMVSTDVTNMTSRSPVTMFLIFTLLVFGGIIAILKWRYHRTSEGSAYHAHTKKLTYTKTVIKIGIIILLGIIIIIGVYFSYQLVIGKSRNLVELFGPQYALFFSIIFLAITALILKMYSYKNKPFVNFLVILIGITVSVILSLPLLTTPFTIHKAEFSYSEAFGEDPNNVIPIEEQRHFSDTPFSLPNYFFGTASDDYRVEQDILYYEGTTGVDEGILLHFDAYMPPDNQDDLPGNHSVLIRIHGGGWTTGDKGASNSAQVNKYFASQGYVVFDVQYGLSHEQKLFEFSKVPENVVGGFSIDDMVRHIGLFTDYLVEHCSDYEANLDSVFVSGGSAGGQLANAVGLGLASGQYDDLNPQLNVRGIIPIYPANGLAPKVNVEGTNELTDPSLLVTEDSPPALIYQGTHDGLVDQSVSVKFDQTYDEKGKSNSALILMPFAGHSSNSYFPGYYNQVFIYYMERFMYQFSAG, encoded by the coding sequence ATGGAAAGCTCCCTAAATCCTCAAAAAAGAAAGCGACATCTTTTTTTCATAAAAGCATTAGTAGCTGCTAATGCTTTATCCATCGTTTTTGGGATCCTTTACTTCGTCACGAACGCCTCTCATTGGATGTGGAATTTATACGGAGTTATCCTTCTCATGACACTAATTGGGAACATGATAATCACTCTTTTTAAAAGCAAACACACAACCTTGGATTATCTCTATTTATTTCTAACAATTGTGGTCATGGTTATCGTTCCTATTATGAACAGAATGGTTTCGACCGATGTTACGAATATGACATCGCGCAGTCCCGTTACGATGTTCCTGATTTTTACCTTGCTCGTTTTTGGTGGCATTATCGCCATCTTAAAATGGCGATATCATAGAACGTCAGAGGGTTCCGCTTATCATGCCCATACCAAAAAGCTTACCTACACGAAAACTGTCATAAAGATTGGCATTATCATTTTATTAGGCATCATCATCATAATAGGGGTATATTTTTCTTATCAGCTAGTGATAGGTAAAAGTCGTAATTTGGTTGAACTATTCGGTCCACAGTATGCCTTATTTTTTAGCATTATATTTCTTGCCATAACTGCATTGATTTTAAAAATGTATTCCTACAAAAATAAACCATTCGTTAACTTTCTTGTGATCCTAATTGGCATAACGGTCTCAGTCATTTTAAGCTTACCGCTGTTAACAACGCCATTCACGATTCACAAGGCTGAATTCAGTTATTCAGAGGCTTTCGGTGAAGATCCGAACAATGTAATCCCAATTGAGGAACAAAGGCACTTTTCAGATACTCCCTTTTCGCTGCCAAATTACTTTTTTGGAACCGCTTCGGACGATTATCGTGTTGAACAAGATATTCTATACTATGAAGGAACTACGGGCGTTGACGAAGGGATTTTGCTTCATTTTGACGCCTATATGCCACCTGATAATCAAGATGATTTACCAGGAAACCATTCCGTGTTAATAAGAATCCACGGAGGAGGCTGGACGACGGGGGATAAAGGGGCCTCGAATAGTGCGCAGGTGAATAAATACTTTGCAAGTCAAGGGTACGTTGTCTTTGACGTTCAGTACGGGCTTAGTCATGAACAAAAGCTTTTTGAGTTTTCCAAAGTCCCTGAAAATGTTGTGGGCGGTTTTTCAATTGATGACATGGTTCGTCACATCGGTTTATTCACCGACTATTTAGTTGAGCATTGTTCTGATTATGAAGCTAATTTAGATTCAGTGTTTGTGTCCGGAGGTTCGGCAGGTGGACAATTAGCGAATGCTGTTGGACTAGGGTTAGCAAGCGGCCAATATGATGACTTAAATCCACAACTTAATGTTCGAGGAATCATTCCCATTTATCCAGCAAACGGATTAGCACCAAAAGTTAACGTAGAGGGAACGAACGAGTTAACGGATCCATCTCTTTTAGTGACAGAAGATAGCCCACCAGCTTTAATATACCAAGGAACACACGATGGCCTTGTCGATCAATCCGTTTCAGTAAAGTTCGATCAAACTTATGATGAAAAAGGCAAATCAAATTCAGCCTTAATCTTGATGCCATTTGCCGGGCATTCCAGTAATTCGTATTTTCCAGGCTACTATAACCAAGTATTTATTTACTATATGGAGCGTTTTATGTATCAGTTTAGTGCAGGGTGA
- a CDS encoding FAD-binding oxidoreductase: MISTNEKLVTALRSVLPEKQVTINQTVLEQHSKDESYHASSLPDIVVFPTTAEEVSNTIKIAEQNKVPVVPFGVGSSLEGHVIPYDQGITIDFSLMNKIIEVKESDFLVRVQPGVTRSQLNKELKKYGLFFTVDPGADATLGGMAATNASGTTSVKYGVMRDQVRDLEVVLADGTVIHTGNLAEKSSSGYHLNGLFVGSEGTLGCFTELTLRVYGIPEHIMAARATFPTVNDAVAAVVSILQAGIPIARVELVDEPSMKQVNVYSETAYKEQPTLFLEFHGNEAGLKQDVEFMNEIVADHHCEKIDFETDNAARTQLWEARHNLAYAYVHGNPGKKLMVTDVCLPISELAGAIEHAREALDSLSLTGGIVGHVGDGNFHALLMIDMNDSDELKKADDFNEKIVMYALERGGTCTGEHGVGVGKRKYQEKEHGDGLLVMEKIKQALDPDMLLNPNKIFKQKNRG, translated from the coding sequence ATGATCTCAACAAACGAAAAATTGGTTACCGCTTTACGGAGTGTTCTTCCGGAAAAACAAGTCACGATCAATCAAACGGTTTTAGAGCAACATAGTAAAGATGAGTCGTATCATGCTTCTAGTTTGCCGGATATTGTTGTTTTTCCGACAACGGCAGAAGAAGTGAGTAACACCATAAAAATAGCCGAACAAAACAAAGTGCCGGTTGTCCCATTTGGAGTGGGATCGAGCTTAGAAGGGCATGTGATCCCTTACGACCAAGGAATTACGATTGATTTTTCCCTCATGAATAAAATAATCGAGGTCAAGGAAAGCGACTTTCTTGTGAGAGTTCAACCAGGGGTCACCCGTTCTCAGTTAAATAAAGAACTGAAAAAATACGGGTTGTTTTTCACTGTTGACCCGGGAGCAGATGCCACACTTGGGGGAATGGCAGCAACGAATGCTAGTGGAACAACTTCCGTCAAATACGGAGTGATGCGCGACCAAGTACGTGATTTGGAGGTTGTTCTTGCAGATGGAACGGTCATACATACGGGTAATTTAGCGGAGAAGTCTTCATCTGGCTATCATTTAAACGGTCTCTTTGTTGGATCTGAAGGAACGCTTGGCTGCTTTACTGAATTGACGCTGCGAGTTTACGGTATTCCAGAACATATTATGGCTGCTAGAGCGACCTTTCCAACGGTGAATGATGCCGTTGCAGCGGTCGTTAGTATTTTACAAGCCGGTATCCCAATCGCAAGGGTTGAACTTGTAGATGAACCTTCAATGAAACAAGTAAACGTATATAGTGAAACAGCTTATAAGGAACAACCTACTTTATTTTTAGAGTTTCATGGGAATGAAGCCGGGTTAAAGCAGGACGTTGAATTTATGAACGAAATTGTAGCAGATCACCATTGTGAAAAAATTGATTTTGAGACCGATAACGCTGCACGAACTCAATTGTGGGAAGCGCGTCATAACTTAGCTTACGCTTATGTCCATGGAAATCCAGGGAAAAAGCTGATGGTGACCGATGTTTGTTTACCGATCTCAGAGTTAGCCGGCGCGATTGAACATGCCAGAGAGGCACTTGACTCGTTATCACTAACGGGAGGAATTGTAGGTCATGTCGGTGACGGCAATTTTCACGCCCTTTTGATGATTGATATGAACGATTCAGATGAGCTGAAAAAAGCGGATGATTTTAATGAAAAAATTGTGATGTATGCACTTGAACGTGGTGGAACGTGTACTGGAGAGCATGGTGTCGGAGTTGGGAAACGGAAATATCAAGAGAAGGAGCACGGAGACGGACTGCTTGTGATGGAAAAGATCAAACAAGCACTCGATCCTGATATGCTTTTGAATCCAAATAAAATTTTTAAACAGAAAAACAGGGGGTGA
- a CDS encoding UbiD family decarboxylase, with the protein MYRNLEDCVNDLEKHGHLVRIREEVDPYLEMAAIHLKVYEAGGPALLFENVKGSKFRAVSNLFGTIERSKFIFRNTWKSVENVMAVRNDPAKALKNPFKNLKTGLSALSALPLKSGRSPVATQEINISDLPLIQHWPMDGGAFVTLPQVYTEDPDKPGIINSNLGMYRVQLSGNEYDLNQDVGLHYQIHRGIGVHQDKANKKGEPLKVSIFIGGHPSHTLSAVMPLPEGLSEMTFAGLLAGRRFRYSYIDGYCISNDADFVITGEIHPDETKPEGPFGDHLGYYSLTHDFPAMKVHKVYAKPNAILPFTVVGRPPQEDTSFGELIHEITGDAVKQEIPGVKEVHAVDAAGVHPLLFAIGSERYTPYQQVKQPAEMLTIANRILGTGQLSLAKYLFITAEEEKSLNTHHEEDFLTYILERIDLRRDLHFYTNTTMDTLDYSGDGLNRGSKVVFAAYGDKKRELCTEVPNELKELGSFKNAQLVMPGVVVVQGPEFTSYTDAQKDLQSLSEAIRAKGELPTCPMIIVSDDSSFMSETTKNFLWATFTRSNPSHDIYGVNSYYENKHWACDNLIIDARIKSHHAPPLVPDPTVEKNIERLFVKGASLAEVKI; encoded by the coding sequence ATGTATCGAAATTTAGAGGACTGTGTAAATGATTTAGAAAAGCATGGCCATTTAGTTCGTATTCGAGAAGAAGTGGATCCTTATCTTGAGATGGCTGCGATTCACTTAAAGGTTTATGAGGCTGGCGGTCCTGCGTTACTATTTGAAAATGTAAAAGGTTCGAAGTTTCGGGCGGTATCGAACCTTTTTGGTACAATTGAACGTAGCAAATTTATTTTCCGCAATACGTGGAAATCCGTCGAGAATGTCATGGCTGTACGAAACGATCCCGCTAAAGCGTTAAAAAATCCTTTTAAAAATCTTAAAACGGGATTATCGGCATTGTCAGCTTTACCTTTAAAAAGTGGACGTTCCCCTGTAGCCACACAAGAAATTAACATATCTGACCTTCCGTTAATTCAACACTGGCCAATGGATGGCGGCGCTTTTGTTACGTTACCGCAAGTGTATACGGAAGATCCGGACAAGCCCGGGATTATAAATTCGAATTTGGGGATGTACCGTGTTCAGCTTAGTGGAAATGAATACGATTTGAATCAAGATGTCGGTTTGCATTATCAAATTCATCGTGGAATCGGCGTTCATCAAGACAAAGCGAATAAGAAAGGCGAACCTCTAAAGGTAAGTATTTTTATAGGCGGACATCCTTCTCACACATTATCAGCTGTCATGCCGCTGCCAGAAGGTTTGAGCGAGATGACATTTGCCGGCTTACTTGCAGGACGACGCTTTCGTTACAGCTATATTGATGGCTACTGTATTAGTAATGATGCGGATTTTGTTATTACTGGAGAAATCCATCCTGACGAAACAAAACCGGAGGGACCTTTTGGTGATCATTTAGGTTATTACAGCCTTACTCATGACTTTCCAGCCATGAAAGTTCATAAAGTATATGCTAAGCCAAATGCTATTTTGCCGTTTACGGTTGTTGGCCGTCCTCCCCAAGAAGATACGTCGTTCGGCGAGCTCATCCATGAGATAACAGGTGATGCGGTTAAACAAGAAATCCCAGGTGTAAAAGAAGTCCATGCTGTTGATGCTGCGGGAGTGCATCCTTTACTTTTTGCGATTGGTAGCGAGCGGTACACACCTTATCAACAAGTCAAGCAACCGGCTGAGATGCTTACGATTGCTAACCGAATTTTAGGAACAGGACAATTAAGCTTAGCCAAATATTTATTTATTACTGCAGAAGAGGAAAAGTCATTAAATACACATCATGAAGAAGATTTTCTAACTTATATTTTAGAGCGGATCGACCTCCGTCGTGATCTTCATTTTTATACAAATACGACCATGGATACGCTCGATTATTCAGGTGACGGACTAAACCGTGGAAGCAAAGTGGTCTTTGCAGCTTATGGCGATAAAAAACGAGAGTTATGCACAGAAGTCCCGAACGAGTTGAAGGAGTTAGGAAGCTTTAAAAATGCACAGTTGGTTATGCCGGGCGTTGTTGTTGTGCAAGGACCTGAATTTACAAGTTACACTGACGCGCAAAAGGATTTACAAAGCCTTAGTGAAGCGATTCGAGCAAAGGGCGAGCTCCCAACCTGTCCGATGATTATTGTAAGTGATGACAGTTCATTTATGAGTGAAACAACTAAGAATTTTCTCTGGGCTACATTCACGCGCAGTAATCCATCGCATGACATCTATGGTGTGAATAGCTATTATGAGAACAAGCATTGGGCTTGTGATAATCTCATAATCGATGCCCGGATTAAATCACATCACGCACCGCCGTTAGTCCCTGACCCAACTGTTGAAAAGAATATAGAGCGGTTATTTGTCAAAGGGGCAAGTTTAGCTGAAGTAAAGATATAG
- a CDS encoding permease — protein sequence MEAFKSFVTIATQLTLLFIGVSFLLNLLQAYIPYEKLEARLKKAHPLIGGLIALLFAFITPFCSCSTIPVIVNLLKNNVRFGVVMVFLFASPVLDPTILTIMTVIMGWQVTILYTLVTAFFSLTIGLLLENFGFEKSLKNVVMSGYERSDKRFSWKNAWKETWDLMKSVYPYLLLGAAIGAIIHGLVPAEFISTYFGSDAWWLIPLAAVVGIPLYIRLSSMIPISQILIVNGMALGPVMAMMISSAGASLPELVLLKSIFKKELIATFVVSVLSMSTVSGFIFYII from the coding sequence ATGGAAGCGTTTAAGAGTTTTGTAACGATTGCTACCCAGTTAACCCTTTTATTTATTGGAGTTTCGTTTCTATTAAATTTGCTTCAGGCTTACATACCTTACGAAAAGCTTGAAGCACGACTTAAAAAAGCACATCCATTGATTGGCGGTTTGATAGCATTGCTATTTGCCTTTATTACCCCCTTTTGTTCCTGCTCGACAATTCCAGTAATCGTAAATTTGCTTAAGAATAATGTAAGGTTTGGGGTTGTTATGGTATTTTTATTTGCTTCTCCAGTATTAGACCCCACGATTCTTACGATTATGACAGTCATTATGGGATGGCAGGTCACGATACTATATACCTTAGTCACGGCGTTTTTCTCCTTAACGATAGGGTTGCTTTTAGAAAATTTCGGCTTTGAAAAGTCCTTGAAAAATGTCGTCATGAGTGGGTATGAGCGTTCGGATAAGAGATTTTCTTGGAAAAATGCTTGGAAAGAAACATGGGATCTCATGAAGTCAGTTTACCCTTATCTACTGTTAGGTGCAGCGATCGGTGCAATCATTCATGGCCTTGTTCCAGCAGAGTTTATAAGCACTTATTTTGGAAGCGATGCGTGGTGGTTAATTCCATTGGCAGCGGTCGTGGGGATTCCGCTTTACATTCGGTTATCGAGCATGATTCCGATTTCTCAAATCCTTATCGTCAATGGCATGGCTTTAGGCCCCGTCATGGCGATGATGATCAGTTCAGCAGGCGCGAGTTTGCCAGAGCTTGTACTGTTGAAATCGATATTCAAAAAGGAGTTGATTGCTACGTTTGTCGTATCGGTACTAAGCATGTCAACCGTATCAGGCTTTATCTTTTACATTATCTAG
- a CDS encoding zinc-dependent alcohol dehydrogenase family protein, with translation MDAKCIKLHDFGSPQDVLKVENKEVEPPKSNEILVRMLARPINPSDLIPIKGSYSQRISLPRIPGYEGVGIVEDVGASVSHSFIGKRVLPLRGDGTWQEYVKTSAELAVPIPKSIDDFTASQMYINPITAWVVCTEVLKLRMNDVLLVNACGSSIGRVFAQLSKVIGFRLIAVTRNIKHTGDLLQLGASSVINTTEKSLHETVMELTNGLGANAAIDSVGGSSGNDLAFGVRPNGKFLTIGLLSGVQVNWAEIINKAKVNANMFHLRNWNKNVSIDKWQKTFNHLITLINDKQLRLMEIDSKFDLLNVREAVNVVEIKKTKGKVFLTS, from the coding sequence AAGATGTATTAAAAGTTGAAAATAAAGAAGTTGAACCTCCAAAGAGTAATGAAATCCTTGTTCGGATGTTAGCACGTCCTATAAATCCATCAGATTTAATACCGATTAAAGGGTCTTATTCTCAACGCATTTCTTTACCTCGTATTCCTGGTTATGAAGGTGTCGGAATTGTAGAAGATGTAGGGGCTTCCGTTTCTCATAGTTTTATTGGTAAACGTGTTTTACCTTTGCGTGGGGATGGAACATGGCAAGAATACGTTAAGACATCAGCAGAATTAGCAGTTCCGATACCGAAATCTATTGATGATTTTACGGCTTCGCAAATGTATATCAATCCAATTACAGCTTGGGTTGTATGTACAGAAGTATTGAAATTAAGAATGAATGATGTTTTATTGGTTAATGCGTGTGGCTCATCTATTGGACGTGTTTTTGCTCAATTATCAAAGGTTATTGGTTTTCGGCTGATTGCAGTGACTAGAAATATTAAACATACAGGAGATTTACTTCAACTTGGTGCGTCTTCTGTTATTAATACAACAGAAAAATCATTACATGAAACAGTTATGGAATTAACAAATGGACTAGGTGCTAATGCAGCTATTGATTCTGTTGGAGGTTCATCTGGTAATGATTTGGCTTTTGGTGTACGTCCAAACGGCAAATTTTTAACAATCGGTCTTTTATCGGGGGTACAGGTAAATTGGGCAGAAATTATTAATAAGGCAAAAGTAAATGCTAACATGTTTCATTTGCGGAATTGGAATAAAAATGTATCAATAGATAAATGGCAGAAGACCTTTAATCACCTTATAACATTGATAAATGATAAACAATTGCGTTTGATGGAGATAGATTCTAAATTTGACTTATTAAACGTAAGAGAAGCAGTAAATGTTGTTGAAATAAAAAAAACTAAAGGAAAAGTGTTTTTAACAAGTTGA